The following are from one region of the Paramagnetospirillum magnetotacticum MS-1 genome:
- a CDS encoding CarD family transcriptional regulator, whose amino-acid sequence MTIVSFTQGDYVVYPTHGVGQVVAVETQEIGGMKLQLFVITFDRDRMTLRVPVTKAQKSGLRKLSSRSVMDTALSTLKGRAKVKRTMWSRRAQEYEAKINSGDPVSIAEVVRDLHRNANQPDQSYSERQIYEAALERLASELAAVERIDTQAATEKLQGLLEAA is encoded by the coding sequence ATGACGATCGTTTCTTTCACCCAGGGCGACTATGTGGTTTACCCCACCCACGGCGTGGGCCAGGTGGTGGCCGTTGAGACCCAGGAAATCGGCGGCATGAAGCTGCAATTGTTCGTCATTACCTTCGACCGCGACCGCATGACGCTGCGCGTGCCGGTGACCAAGGCCCAGAAGTCGGGCCTGCGCAAGCTGTCTTCGCGCTCGGTCATGGATACCGCGCTCTCCACCCTCAAGGGCCGCGCCAAGGTCAAGCGCACCATGTGGAGCCGCCGCGCCCAGGAATACGAGGCCAAGATCAATTCCGGCGATCCCGTTTCCATCGCCGAGGTGGTCCGCGACCTGCACCGCAATGCCAACCAGCCCGACCAGTCCTATTCCGAGCGCCAGATTTACGAGGCCGCGCTCGAACGGCTGGCGTCGGAACTGGCGGCGGTGGAGCGCATCGACACCCAGGCGGCGACCGAGAAGCTGCAGGGCCTGCTCGAAGCGGCTTGA
- a CDS encoding sensor domain-containing protein, giving the protein MTKSKDSAQDGGLADRAPCAPSEALPRLAEAEARLDGLTANLPGFAFQRILSSDGAIHYPWFSASIRAVLGFAAEAMGVNSQGCLHAVHWADRDAHLAEIRRSAADLDTCREEFRAITAHGEVRWLKGAAEPRRQEDGSVLWDGVMVDVTDGRRAELRLEMLMDHAGDSLIVVETDGTIDSVNAAAEALFGWTMAELAGRPFNTLLPQSLHHDDLLESAEVSAGGIVGGGARELMGLRKDGSTFPLELSTTEVRLEGQRLFIGIGRDITERKLTEAALRESEERLRAIAANVPGMVFQRELRPDGSLSFSYVSEGCRAILGLGPEQLMDNPQLFLALIPEDERQSFYAGLGRSARTMEPFDEEMAVPGSDGRRRWLRGQSRPTLRAGGNVVWDGVMLDVTDSKLAEQRLSFLAYFDPLTRLPNRTAFLERFAAARETAARDQTMLAVVSVGLDRLGIINATMGHGIGDQVLMAAGDLLRAALSPNDVIARTSGDRFLVLITGLGSKREAMDALDRLRGSAHATVAAAGQDFDVSAAMGAALYPRDGEDPETLIKNADAALQLAKAQGPASFQMFTKEISARAAKTLSLQTRLRRAIEHGELTAHYQPQVDLAGGNVVGMEALVRWNSPDLGMVSPVDFIPVAEESGLIDGICEFMLWECTRQNKQWQTEGLSAIPVAVNVSGRQFQYARRLLSACERALVDNHLDSRWLEVELTESSAMRDADNAIVVVNQLKEMGIACSIDDFGTGYSSLSVLKRFPIAKLKIDRSFVLDVTTDPNDAAIVDAIIAMAKALRLKVVAEGVEHQAHLDFLRNLGCDQIQGYFFSRPLPAEGMRALLAEGRRLKMPNPERLTVDA; this is encoded by the coding sequence GTGACGAAAAGCAAGGACTCGGCCCAAGATGGGGGTTTGGCCGATCGGGCGCCCTGCGCTCCGAGTGAGGCGCTGCCGCGCCTGGCCGAGGCCGAGGCGCGCCTGGACGGATTGACCGCCAACCTGCCCGGCTTCGCCTTCCAGCGCATTCTTTCCAGCGATGGGGCCATACACTATCCCTGGTTCAGCGCCAGCATCCGGGCGGTGCTGGGCTTTGCCGCCGAGGCCATGGGCGTCAATTCCCAGGGCTGCCTGCATGCCGTCCATTGGGCCGACCGCGATGCCCATCTGGCCGAGATCCGCCGTTCCGCCGCGGATCTGGACACTTGCCGCGAGGAATTCCGCGCCATTACCGCCCATGGCGAGGTCCGCTGGCTGAAAGGCGCCGCCGAACCCCGGCGTCAGGAGGACGGTTCCGTCCTCTGGGACGGGGTGATGGTGGATGTCACCGACGGACGCCGCGCCGAGCTGCGCCTGGAAATGCTGATGGACCATGCCGGTGATTCGCTCATCGTGGTGGAAACCGACGGCACCATCGACAGCGTCAATGCCGCCGCCGAGGCCTTGTTCGGCTGGACCATGGCGGAGCTGGCGGGCCGCCCCTTCAACACCTTGCTGCCGCAATCGCTGCATCACGACGATCTGCTGGAATCCGCCGAGGTTTCGGCGGGCGGTATTGTGGGCGGCGGCGCGCGCGAACTCATGGGATTGCGCAAGGACGGCTCCACCTTCCCCCTGGAACTGTCCACCACCGAGGTCCGGCTGGAAGGCCAGCGCCTGTTCATCGGCATCGGCCGCGACATCACCGAGCGCAAATTGACCGAGGCGGCGCTGCGCGAATCCGAGGAAAGGCTGCGCGCCATCGCCGCCAATGTCCCCGGCATGGTCTTTCAGCGAGAGCTGCGCCCCGATGGTAGTCTTTCCTTCTCCTATGTGAGCGAGGGCTGCCGCGCCATCTTAGGCCTGGGACCAGAACAGTTGATGGACAATCCGCAGTTGTTTCTGGCGCTGATTCCCGAGGACGAGCGGCAAAGCTTTTATGCCGGGCTGGGCCGCTCGGCCCGGACCATGGAGCCTTTCGACGAGGAAATGGCCGTCCCCGGAAGCGATGGCCGCCGCCGCTGGCTGCGCGGCCAGTCGCGCCCGACCCTGCGGGCCGGCGGCAATGTGGTCTGGGATGGGGTGATGCTGGACGTCACCGACAGCAAGCTGGCGGAACAGCGTCTGTCCTTCCTGGCCTATTTCGATCCCCTGACCCGGCTGCCCAACCGCACCGCCTTCCTGGAGCGCTTCGCCGCCGCCCGCGAAACCGCCGCCCGCGACCAGACCATGCTGGCCGTGGTCAGCGTCGGCCTCGATCGGCTGGGCATCATCAACGCCACCATGGGCCACGGCATCGGTGATCAGGTGCTGATGGCGGCAGGCGATCTGCTGCGTGCCGCCCTGTCGCCCAACGACGTCATCGCTCGGACTTCGGGCGACCGCTTCTTGGTGCTGATCACCGGGCTGGGCTCCAAGCGCGAGGCCATGGACGCCCTGGACCGCCTGCGGGGCTCGGCCCATGCCACGGTGGCTGCGGCCGGACAGGATTTCGATGTTTCCGCCGCCATGGGTGCGGCGCTCTATCCCCGAGACGGCGAGGATCCCGAGACCCTGATCAAGAACGCCGATGCCGCCCTGCAATTGGCCAAGGCGCAGGGACCAGCCTCTTTTCAGATGTTCACCAAGGAAATCAGCGCGCGAGCCGCCAAGACCCTGTCGCTGCAGACCCGCCTGCGCCGCGCCATCGAGCATGGCGAGCTGACCGCCCATTACCAGCCCCAGGTGGACCTGGCGGGCGGTAATGTGGTGGGCATGGAGGCCCTGGTCCGCTGGAACAGTCCGGATCTGGGTATGGTCTCGCCCGTCGATTTCATCCCGGTGGCCGAGGAATCCGGCCTGATCGACGGCATCTGCGAATTCATGCTGTGGGAATGCACGCGCCAGAACAAGCAATGGCAGACCGAGGGATTGTCGGCCATCCCCGTGGCGGTCAACGTCTCGGGCCGGCAGTTCCAGTATGCCCGGCGCCTGCTGTCGGCCTGCGAGAGGGCCCTGGTGGATAACCATCTGGACAGCCGCTGGCTGGAAGTGGAACTGACCGAAAGCTCAGCCATGCGCGACGCCGACAACGCCATCGTCGTGGTCAATCAGCTGAAGGAGATGGGCATCGCCTGCTCCATCGACGATTTCGGCACCGGCTATTCCTCGCTCTCGGTCCTGAAGCGTTTTCCCATCGCCAAGCTGAAGATCGACCGTTCCTTCGTTCTGGACGTCACCACCGACCCCAACGACGCCGCCATCGTCGACGCCATCATCGCCATGGCCAAGGCGCTGCGGCTCAAAGTGGTGGCCGAAGGCGTCGAGCATCAGGCGCATCTGGATTTCCTGCGCAATCTGGGATGCGACCAGATCCAGGGTTATTTCTTCAGCCGCCCACTGCCCGCCGAGGGCATGCGCGCCCTGCTGGCCGAGGGGCGGCGTCTGAAGATGCCGAATCCGGAGCGTCTTACCGTTGACGCTTAG
- a CDS encoding TerC family protein, producing MIMAWISDPEIWISLTTLALLEIVLGIDNLVYLAIISNRLPEHQRPLGRRLGLAFAVLTRLGLLASLSWIVGLVDPVFMVWDHPVSWRDIILIGGGTFLVAKATHEIHGSLEGEEQHAPSDGAATASAGLAAVIAQIAVLDIVFSLDSVITAVGMARDLWVMVAAVILASVVMVASANPLSALIARHPTIKMLALSFLLLIGATLVADGTGFHMPKGYIYFAMAFSLGIEILNLIARRGKRTPVRLRNPVP from the coding sequence ATGATCATGGCCTGGATCTCGGATCCCGAAATATGGATCAGTCTGACGACCCTGGCGCTGCTCGAAATCGTGCTGGGCATCGACAATCTGGTCTATCTGGCCATCATCTCCAACCGCCTGCCCGAGCATCAGCGTCCCCTGGGGCGGCGCCTCGGCCTGGCCTTCGCGGTCCTGACCCGCCTGGGACTTCTGGCCTCGCTCAGCTGGATCGTCGGGCTGGTCGATCCGGTCTTCATGGTCTGGGATCACCCGGTCAGCTGGCGCGACATCATCCTGATCGGCGGCGGCACCTTCCTGGTGGCCAAGGCCACCCACGAAATCCACGGCAGCCTGGAAGGCGAGGAGCAGCATGCCCCGTCCGATGGCGCGGCGACGGCTTCGGCGGGCCTGGCGGCGGTGATCGCCCAGATCGCCGTTCTCGACATCGTCTTCTCTCTGGACTCGGTGATCACCGCCGTGGGCATGGCCCGCGACCTGTGGGTGATGGTGGCCGCCGTCATCCTGGCCTCGGTGGTGATGGTGGCGTCCGCCAATCCGCTGTCGGCCCTGATCGCGCGCCATCCCACCATCAAGATGCTGGCGCTGTCCTTCCTGCTGCTGATCGGCGCGACCCTGGTGGCCGACGGTACGGGCTTCCACATGCCCAAGGGCTATATCTACTTCGCCATGGCCTTTTCCCTAGGGATCGAGATCCTCAACCTCATTGCCCGGCGCGGCAAGCGGACGCCGGTCAGGCTGCGCAATCCGGTTCCGTGA
- the fdxA gene encoding ferredoxin FdxA: MAYVVTENCIKCKYQDCVEVCPVDCFYEGENFLVINPDECIDCGVCEPECPAEAIFPDSDPAAAAWTDTNRQYSSEWPNITRKGDAPADADDWKGKPDKAKLLSPKPGR, encoded by the coding sequence ATGGCTTACGTCGTCACCGAGAATTGCATCAAGTGCAAGTATCAGGACTGCGTCGAAGTTTGCCCGGTGGATTGCTTCTACGAGGGTGAGAACTTCCTGGTGATCAACCCCGACGAATGCATCGACTGCGGCGTCTGCGAGCCGGAATGCCCGGCCGAGGCCATTTTCCCGGATTCCGATCCCGCCGCCGCCGCCTGGACCGACACCAATCGCCAGTATTCCAGCGAATGGCCCAACATCACCCGCAAGGGCGATGCTCCCGCCGATGCCGACGACTGGAAGGGCAAGCCCGACAAGGCCAAGCTGCTGTCGCCCAAGCCGGGCCGCTGA
- a CDS encoding FIST signal transduction protein translates to MTADPADPFRVAYAKADHWGIAAKACLDRLTPIPPGANFGFLYATEAFALNLSSMLTFLRETTRIEHWVGGVAPGLCVEDAEIRDEGAVAAMIGHLPPDQFRVFIGDAADWAKRHFPCVGLVHGDPRDPDVPKAVTDLAAEAGFLAGGLMSASGPAAQLAGIATDGGLAGVLLGSGIEVLTGMTQGCSPLGEVHTVTESWQGVVMALDGRPALDVLKEEVGELLARDLRRIAGYIHVGLPAEGDDSHDYQVRTLIGIDPGQGWIAIGEHVEEGGRLIFVRRDANAARADLRRMLIGLKERLDGRPIRAGLYVSCTGRGEYMFGHKDAEPELLHEVLGDFPLIGFFANGEISRDHLYGFTGVLTLLPGPRP, encoded by the coding sequence GTGACTGCCGATCCCGCCGATCCCTTCCGCGTCGCCTACGCCAAGGCCGATCATTGGGGCATCGCCGCCAAGGCCTGCCTCGACCGTTTGACACCGATTCCGCCGGGCGCCAATTTTGGCTTTCTCTACGCCACCGAGGCCTTCGCCCTCAATCTCTCCTCCATGCTGACCTTCCTGCGCGAGACCACCCGTATCGAGCATTGGGTGGGCGGTGTGGCGCCCGGCCTATGCGTCGAGGATGCGGAGATCCGCGATGAAGGCGCCGTGGCCGCCATGATCGGCCATCTTCCCCCCGACCAGTTCCGCGTCTTCATCGGCGATGCCGCCGATTGGGCCAAGCGCCATTTTCCCTGTGTCGGGCTGGTCCATGGCGATCCGCGCGACCCGGATGTCCCCAAGGCCGTCACCGATCTGGCCGCCGAGGCCGGTTTTCTGGCCGGGGGCCTGATGTCGGCATCGGGCCCGGCCGCCCAACTGGCCGGGATCGCCACCGATGGCGGTCTGGCCGGTGTGCTTCTGGGTTCAGGGATAGAGGTGCTGACCGGTATGACCCAGGGCTGCTCGCCCTTAGGGGAAGTTCACACCGTCACCGAATCCTGGCAGGGCGTGGTCATGGCCCTGGACGGCCGCCCGGCGCTTGACGTGCTGAAGGAGGAGGTGGGCGAATTGCTGGCCCGCGATCTGCGCCGCATCGCGGGCTACATCCATGTGGGCCTGCCCGCCGAGGGCGACGACAGCCATGATTATCAGGTCCGCACCCTGATCGGCATCGATCCCGGCCAGGGCTGGATCGCCATCGGCGAGCATGTGGAGGAAGGCGGCCGACTGATCTTCGTGCGCCGTGACGCCAACGCCGCCCGCGCCGATCTGCGCCGCATGCTGATCGGTCTGAAGGAGCGGCTGGACGGCCGCCCCATCCGGGCGGGGCTTTACGTCTCGTGCACCGGGCGCGGCGAATACATGTTCGGCCATAAGGACGCCGAACCGGAATTGCTGCACGAGGTGCTGGGCGATTTCCCCCTGATCGGCTTTTTCGCAAATGGCGAGATCAGCCGCGACCATCTCTATGGTTTCACCGGCGTGCTGACCCTGCTTCCGGGACCCAGACCGTGA
- a CDS encoding ABC transporter permease, protein MIRLALTFARRELRGGLKGFRVLVACLALGVAAIAGAGSLRAAFDAALAEDSRAMLGGDLDIRQTHQPFAPDMLEVLSGLGKVTQGLEMRAMIQVDGNTRRSLVELKGVDETYPLVGRLELAPSPPLRGSLPPPAELEEGRGEGIFAFHDGAWGAAAEANLLDRLGLKLGDRVAVGDAVFRITAVIVKEPDRIATALSFGPRLMVDKRAVEATGLIRPGSLVRYTLRLLLPDPSGTPAAKAELARRFPEAPWQMRDAAEAAPGVGRFLDILASFLALVGLTALLVGGIGVANAVKAYLDGRIGTIATLKCLGAPSNLIFATYFLLVGLLAAIGILLGLAAGAGLVPLVAELGAERIPLALKVGLYPRPLMIAAGFGALSALVFTLWPLARAKAIPAAVLFRRLVAPEPGRIGKPVLAALVLAAGGLAGLAVVSAANRPLAAWFVGAAAATLVLFRALAWALSKAAAVLAARHGKKAGPTWRMALANLHRPGSAVVGMVLSLGLGLSVLVTIALVEGNLAAQFGERLPEQAPSFYFIDIQPDQIDMLERVVSQTDPASILSKAALVRGRISSIGGVPVGQASIAPETQWAARGDRGLSMAASPPPGARIVAGQWWPEDYRGAPLASVDAAVAKGFGLKVGDRLGLNVLGREIEVEVANLRQIDWSNLTMNFAFLLSPGTLEGAPHTYIASLRTAPDMDSMVEKAVTDHLPNVSSIRVKEVLDAAKSIIAEADLAVRLAGLVTLAAGALVLAGAVMAGHRRRVWEAVVLKVLGATRGQLWRAHLAEFALIGLVTGLAAALVGSMAARAILLYVMKTDWVFLPGATAATLAACVTASLLAGFIGTWKALGAKAAPLLRNE, encoded by the coding sequence GTGATCCGTCTTGCGCTAACCTTTGCGCGGCGGGAATTGCGCGGCGGGTTGAAGGGCTTCCGGGTGCTGGTCGCCTGTCTCGCCCTGGGGGTGGCGGCCATTGCCGGAGCAGGCAGCTTGCGCGCCGCCTTCGATGCGGCGCTGGCCGAGGACTCCCGCGCCATGCTGGGCGGTGATCTGGATATCCGCCAGACGCACCAGCCCTTTGCTCCCGACATGCTGGAGGTTCTTTCGGGCCTGGGAAAGGTCACCCAAGGACTCGAGATGCGGGCCATGATTCAGGTGGACGGCAATACGCGCCGCTCCCTGGTGGAACTGAAGGGCGTCGATGAAACCTATCCCCTGGTGGGGAGATTGGAGTTGGCCCCCTCCCCCCCGCTGCGCGGGTCCCTCCCTCCCCCAGCAGAGCTGGAGGAGGGGCGGGGTGAGGGCATCTTCGCTTTCCACGACGGCGCATGGGGTGCTGCGGCCGAGGCCAATCTGCTGGACCGCCTGGGGCTGAAGCTTGGCGACCGGGTTGCTGTGGGTGATGCCGTCTTTCGCATCACCGCCGTCATCGTCAAGGAACCCGATCGCATCGCCACGGCCCTGTCCTTCGGCCCCCGGCTGATGGTGGACAAGCGGGCGGTGGAGGCCACCGGCCTGATCCGCCCCGGCTCCCTGGTGCGTTACACCTTGCGCCTTCTCCTGCCCGATCCGAGCGGGACGCCCGCCGCAAAGGCCGAACTGGCCCGGCGCTTTCCCGAGGCGCCCTGGCAGATGCGCGACGCCGCCGAGGCCGCGCCGGGCGTGGGCCGCTTCCTCGATATCCTGGCGTCCTTCCTGGCCCTGGTGGGGCTGACCGCCCTACTGGTGGGCGGGATCGGCGTGGCCAATGCGGTCAAAGCCTATCTGGACGGGCGTATCGGCACCATCGCCACCCTGAAATGCCTGGGCGCGCCGTCCAATCTGATCTTCGCCACCTATTTCCTGCTGGTGGGCCTGCTGGCCGCGATCGGTATCCTGCTGGGGCTGGCGGCGGGTGCCGGTTTGGTGCCCCTGGTGGCGGAACTAGGCGCCGAGCGCATTCCCCTGGCACTCAAGGTCGGGCTTTATCCCCGCCCGCTGATGATCGCCGCCGGGTTCGGTGCGCTCTCCGCCCTGGTCTTCACCCTGTGGCCCCTGGCGCGTGCCAAGGCAATTCCGGCGGCCGTGCTGTTCCGCCGTCTGGTGGCGCCCGAGCCGGGACGGATCGGCAAACCCGTCCTGGCCGCGCTGGTCCTGGCCGCAGGCGGGCTGGCCGGGCTGGCGGTTGTGTCGGCCGCCAACCGCCCCCTGGCCGCTTGGTTCGTGGGCGCGGCGGCGGCCACATTGGTGCTGTTTCGCGCCCTGGCCTGGGCCTTGTCCAAGGCGGCGGCGGTCCTGGCGGCCCGGCATGGAAAGAAAGCCGGACCCACCTGGCGCATGGCCCTGGCCAATCTGCACCGCCCCGGTTCGGCGGTGGTGGGCATGGTGTTGTCCCTGGGTCTGGGGCTTTCCGTGCTGGTGACCATCGCCCTGGTGGAGGGCAATCTGGCCGCCCAGTTCGGCGAAAGACTGCCTGAACAGGCGCCGTCCTTCTATTTCATCGATATCCAGCCCGATCAGATCGACATGTTGGAGCGGGTGGTGAGCCAGACCGATCCGGCCTCAATCCTGTCCAAGGCCGCCTTGGTGCGGGGCCGCATTTCCTCCATTGGCGGCGTACCGGTGGGACAGGCGAGTATCGCGCCCGAGACGCAGTGGGCGGCCAGGGGCGATCGCGGCCTGTCCATGGCGGCATCACCTCCCCCCGGCGCGCGCATCGTGGCGGGCCAGTGGTGGCCCGAGGATTACCGGGGCGCGCCGCTGGCCTCGGTGGACGCCGCCGTGGCCAAGGGCTTTGGGCTCAAGGTTGGCGACCGGCTGGGGCTCAATGTGCTGGGCCGCGAGATCGAGGTTGAGGTCGCCAATCTGCGCCAGATCGACTGGTCCAACCTCACCATGAACTTCGCCTTCCTGCTGTCGCCGGGCACCCTGGAGGGCGCGCCCCACACCTACATCGCCAGCCTGCGTACCGCCCCCGACATGGATTCCATGGTGGAAAAGGCGGTCACCGACCATTTGCCCAATGTTTCCTCCATCCGGGTCAAGGAGGTGCTGGACGCCGCCAAGTCCATCATCGCCGAGGCCGATCTGGCGGTGCGCCTTGCCGGTCTGGTGACCCTGGCGGCGGGGGCCCTGGTGCTGGCAGGCGCCGTGATGGCCGGGCACCGCCGCCGGGTGTGGGAAGCGGTGGTCCTCAAAGTGCTGGGCGCCACCCGCGGCCAGCTATGGCGGGCCCATCTGGCCGAATTCGCCCTGATCGGCCTGGTCACCGGTCTGGCCGCCGCCCTGGTGGGGTCCATGGCGGCGCGCGCCATTTTGCTCTACGTCATGAAGACCGATTGGGTGTTCCTGCCCGGCGCCACGGCGGCGACGCTGGCGGCCTGCGTCACCGCCAGTCTGCTGGCAGGCTTCATCGGGACCTGGAAGGCGTTGGGGGCCAAGGCGGCGCCGTTGCTAAGAAACGAGTGA
- a CDS encoding Bax inhibitor-1/YccA family protein, whose product MAFGSDRRYMSAAQAEASQIDVGLRQYMLSVYNYMASALALTGIVAWVIASVPALTAIAVYSPLKWVFMLAPLGLVFFMSAKIDSMRASTASTLFWVYAGLMGASLASVFLVFTGASVARVFFITAAAFAGLSLYGYTTKKDLSGFGSFLIMGVWGLMIAGIVNIFLASPMLHFVMSAAGVLIFAGLTAYDTQNIKQMYWEGDDSEVASKKAVFGALQLYMDFINLFMFLLQFMGVRRDE is encoded by the coding sequence ATGGCTTTCGGATCAGACCGTAGATACATGAGTGCCGCCCAGGCGGAGGCGTCTCAGATCGACGTGGGTCTGCGGCAGTACATGCTGAGTGTGTACAACTACATGGCCTCGGCCCTGGCTCTCACCGGCATCGTCGCCTGGGTGATCGCCAGCGTTCCTGCCCTGACCGCCATCGCCGTCTACTCGCCACTCAAATGGGTGTTCATGCTGGCTCCGCTGGGTCTGGTGTTCTTCATGAGCGCCAAGATCGACAGCATGCGCGCTTCGACCGCCTCGACCCTGTTCTGGGTCTATGCCGGTCTGATGGGTGCTTCGCTGGCTTCGGTGTTCCTGGTGTTCACCGGCGCCTCGGTGGCCCGCGTGTTCTTCATCACCGCGGCGGCCTTCGCGGGCCTCAGCCTCTATGGCTACACCACCAAGAAGGACCTGTCGGGCTTCGGCAGCTTCCTGATCATGGGCGTGTGGGGCCTGATGATCGCCGGCATCGTCAACATCTTCCTGGCCAGCCCCATGCTGCACTTCGTGATGAGTGCCGCGGGCGTGCTGATCTTCGCGGGTCTCACCGCCTACGACACCCAGAACATCAAGCAGATGTACTGGGAGGGCGACGACAGCGAAGTCGCCTCGAAGAAGGCGGTGTTCGGCGCCTTGCAGCTCTACATGGACTTCATCAATCTGTTCATGTTCTTGCTGCAGTTCATGGGCGTGCGCCGCGACGAGTAG
- a CDS encoding arylesterase, which produces MARAATTKRILALGDSLTAGFGLAPEEAFPARLERALRAEGRDVTLINAGVSGDTTAGGKARLDWALAAKPDLAILELGANDGLRRLDPALTRANLDFILKRLEAAGIPVLLAGMLAPPNYGKTFEAEFKSVFTHLAASHDVVFYPFFLDGVAGEARLCLPDGLHPNARGVDLIVERILPSVRKLLERVKP; this is translated from the coding sequence ATGGCCCGTGCCGCGACCACAAAACGCATCCTGGCCCTGGGAGATTCGCTCACCGCCGGGTTCGGCCTGGCCCCCGAAGAGGCCTTTCCCGCCCGGCTGGAGCGCGCCTTGCGGGCCGAGGGCCGCGACGTCACCCTGATCAATGCCGGTGTCTCGGGCGACACCACGGCGGGGGGCAAGGCCCGTCTGGACTGGGCCCTGGCCGCCAAGCCCGATCTGGCCATCCTTGAACTGGGGGCCAATGACGGGCTGCGCCGTCTCGATCCCGCCCTGACGCGGGCCAATCTCGATTTCATCTTGAAGCGTCTGGAGGCGGCGGGGATTCCGGTTCTGTTGGCTGGCATGCTGGCCCCGCCCAATTACGGCAAGACTTTTGAGGCCGAGTTCAAATCGGTCTTCACCCATCTGGCCGCCTCCCATGACGTGGTCTTCTACCCTTTCTTCCTGGACGGCGTGGCGGGCGAGGCGCGTCTTTGCCTGCCCGACGGCTTGCATCCCAATGCCAGGGGCGTCGATCTCATCGTCGAGCGCATCCTTCCCTCGGTGCGCAAATTGCTGGAAAGGGTAAAGCCGTGA
- a CDS encoding J domain-containing protein, producing MKDHSATAAANPVKHSYTIPCASAFRDAVDKLALRRRVNVGDIARSVLLVVPPETIAAYPDPGEPEPEDRETVILKSGPAEGRPWRRKPRLQVRMAPGYSVEAIRRALAMALALAQGDVRLRVERPGEEVTAAPPPPPPPPPPPPPPSQAEPAFPKVERRRGVREQATAIASANEEIERLRAIINVLSFEPLPGGVMTRADALHILGFPPGATPDRRMVRAKFRMLATIHHPDSNHGNHHRMSQLNQAMEVLAD from the coding sequence ATGAAAGATCATAGCGCGACCGCCGCCGCCAATCCGGTGAAGCATTCCTACACCATCCCCTGCGCCAGCGCTTTCCGCGACGCGGTGGACAAGCTTGCCCTGCGTCGGCGGGTCAATGTGGGCGATATCGCCCGCTCGGTCCTGCTGGTGGTGCCACCCGAGACCATCGCCGCCTATCCCGATCCCGGCGAGCCCGAGCCCGAGGACCGCGAGACCGTCATCCTCAAATCCGGTCCGGCCGAGGGACGCCCCTGGCGGCGCAAGCCCCGTCTTCAGGTGCGCATGGCGCCGGGCTACAGTGTCGAGGCCATTCGCCGGGCCCTGGCCATGGCCCTGGCCTTGGCCCAGGGCGATGTGCGGTTGAGAGTCGAACGGCCGGGCGAAGAGGTCACTGCCGCTCCTCCTCCTCCTCCTCCTCCTCCTCCTCCGCCGCCGCCGCCTTCCCAGGCCGAGCCCGCCTTTCCCAAGGTGGAACGCCGCCGGGGCGTGCGCGAGCAGGCCACCGCCATCGCCAGCGCCAACGAGGAAATCGAGCGCCTGCGCGCCATCATCAACGTGCTGTCTTTCGAGCCCTTGCCGGGCGGCGTGATGACGCGGGCCGACGCGCTTCACATCCTGGGCTTCCCGCCCGGCGCAACCCCTGACCGGCGCATGGTGCGGGCCAAGTTCCGCATGCTGGCCACCATCCACCATCCGGACAGCAATCACGGCAATCACCACCGCATGAGCCAGCTCAACCAGGCCATGGAAGTGCTGGCGGATTAA
- a CDS encoding ABC transporter ATP-binding protein, protein MHQRPINGLPLVSLEAISLNLASLAGEVNVLDAIDLQVAAGETLGVVGPSGSGKSTLLMIMAGLERPSSGKVVVEGQDFGPMDEDALARFRRDTIGIVFQSFHLIPTMTALENVAVPLELAGHADPFGAAAEELGRVGLAHRTTHYPGQLSGGEQQRVALARAFAPRPKLLLADEPTGNLDGVTGRAVMDLLFDLNARFGTALVLVTHDDTLAARCSRVVRVEDGKIKP, encoded by the coding sequence ATGCATCAGCGTCCCATCAACGGCCTTCCCCTGGTTTCGCTGGAGGCCATCAGTCTCAACTTGGCGAGCCTGGCGGGCGAGGTCAATGTCCTCGATGCCATCGACCTGCAGGTGGCGGCGGGCGAGACCCTGGGCGTGGTCGGCCCCTCGGGCTCGGGCAAGTCCACCTTGCTGATGATCATGGCCGGGCTGGAACGCCCCTCTTCCGGCAAGGTGGTGGTGGAAGGCCAGGATTTCGGCCCCATGGACGAGGACGCTCTGGCGCGCTTTCGCCGTGATACGATCGGCATCGTCTTTCAAAGCTTTCACCTGATTCCCACCATGACCGCCCTGGAGAATGTGGCGGTGCCCCTGGAACTGGCCGGACATGCCGATCCTTTCGGGGCGGCGGCGGAAGAACTGGGCCGGGTCGGACTGGCACATAGGACAACCCACTATCCCGGCCAGCTATCGGGCGGCGAGCAGCAGCGCGTCGCCCTGGCCCGCGCCTTCGCGCCACGTCCCAAACTGCTGCTGGCCGACGAGCCCACCGGCAATCTGGACGGCGTCACGGGCCGCGCCGTGATGGATCTATTGTTCGATCTCAACGCCCGCTTCGGCACCGCCCTGGTGCTGGTCACCCATGACGACACCCTGGCGGCGCGGTGCTCGCGGGTGGTCCGGGTCGAGGACGGGAAGATCAAGCCGTGA